A stretch of Pomacea canaliculata isolate SZHN2017 linkage group LG6, ASM307304v1, whole genome shotgun sequence DNA encodes these proteins:
- the LOC112566450 gene encoding uncharacterized protein LOC112566450, giving the protein MDDIKAADMAFHVKNAVKIFFKRRGYTATFMSVPDGKEWTSGLHLNHSLWTAAGQNAMVDDQRKDAISDLALRWNAGILKHARALTALCCPTINCYRRLHKLFCPSDNTWAVERRTGMTRFKVGNNDVYLENRLPSAAANPYLVVASHLAAGMAGLEAAEIELPPEMDTANAQKLPTSLGEALDFLEQDEVMMEALGRRFLSCFLIAKRDLELHQYSLVSPATEEEKIKHEREKYLLSL; this is encoded by the coding sequence ATGGACGACATCAAAGCTGCCGACATGGCGTTCCACGTGAAGAACGCTGTCAAGATCTTCTTCAAGCGGCGCGGCTACACGGCCACCTTCATGTCGGTGCCTGATGGCAAGGAGTGGACCAGCGGCCTTCACCTCAACCACTCTCTGTGGACTGCGGCCGGCCAGAACGCCATGGTGGACGACCAGAGGAAGGACGCCATCTCCGACCTCGCACTGCGCTGGAACGCCGGCATCCTGAAGCACGCGCGGGCTCTAACAGCACTGTGTTGTCCCACCATCAACTGCTACCGACGCTTGCATAAATTGTTCTGCCCTTCTGACAACACCTGGGCTGTGGAACGTCGCACAGGTATGACCCGCTTCAAGGTGGGCAACAACGACGTGTACCTCGAGAATCGCCTCCCTTCCGCCGCCGCCAATCCTTACCTGGTCGTAGCGAGTCATTTGGCAGCAGGAATGGCGGGACTGGAGGCCGCAGAAATCGAGCTGCCACCGGAAATGGATACTGCAAATGCGCAGAAGCTTCCTACTTCTTTGGGAGAGGCGTTGGACTTCCTCGAGCAGGATGAGGTGATGATGGAGGCTTTGGGGCGACGATTTTTGTCGTGTTTTCTCATTGCAAAGCGAGACCTCGAGCTTCATCAATACAGTCTTGTCTCGCCGGCCACAGAGGAGGAGAAAATTaagcatgagagagagaaatacctTCTCAGCCTGTAG